The Agelaius phoeniceus isolate bAgePho1 chromosome 2, bAgePho1.hap1, whole genome shotgun sequence region TAATGATTCTGTACAAAAAATTTTGGTTGGCTACGTGTTCATGTATGCAGAGAATCAACTCTCTCTTCTTAAAACCTTTGCCCATATTTGTAGGTGATTATGCCCCATCTCATCAGCTCCTATTTAAGCTTCTGCTGGTTCATTCTTGGCCAAAGTAAAACAGTTCTGGACTCAGTGCTCTGCCCTGAGCTCTTTCTAAATAGTTTTGTAGTCCACAGGTTTCTGAATTGAGGTCCCAAGATTTCAGTGAAACTTGTACAATGTGACTTAATATTAGGACAAAACAGTCAATACTTACATAATTTTCTCTTGAGGTGACAGCTTTCCCCTCCTTCCACTCAACTCAGTTTGTCCACATGCACTGAACTTCTGGTTGTGTCATCCACCTTTTCTTGTCCTGATGTGCTGGCAATCCCCTCCTGTCTCTGCACTCTCCAGAAATTTGGCCTGTTAATCAGTCTAATGTTGTGTTCCACATGTGTTCTGCATTCCATCCCCATCATCTTTTTGCATGTGGTGGTTTTATCTGTTTGTCACTTTGAGACCTTCTAAAAGGTCTCACTTTGGGAATTAAACTCTTTCTGTAAGCAATAAAAACTAATCTAATGCATTTTCTCTATGCAGTACAGTTGAAAGTTATTTGGAATGTTTTCAAACAGACAAAAGGCAAATGTTTTTGATGACAGAGGGGTACAAAGCACGTGAGCAGTGCTGCGATTGATGCCTGTCCCAAGGGCATCCTCAATCTGCCTCCTGGCAGAGATGCACAAGATACTGCAGTTTAAGCACAGAAGTGTTGCTTTGGGGATGTGAGTTATCCaaggaagaaatgaaaagaatCTGCAAAGAAGTTTAAGTGGAGTTTCAGGTAGTGCCCAGTAGCCCCCAGCATGGCCCTGGTTACTCCAATACTCTTGTTTGTTTTCACAAACCAGCGCCTCGGTTTCGGAGCGGGTGACCGCTGCGAGGAGACCATAACCTCTTGATTTCAAAGGAGCCATCGTTTCTCTGGTGCCTCTGTGGTTAATGTAAGAAAGGTGTCTTGCCATAAACTTTTTCCGAGGTATTCAGCAAGGTTGGGAAGGGGTCGGCCCAGGCAGGAAGCCCTTGTCTGTGCTATAAAGAAAATAGCAAGCAACAAAATGAAAGCATCAAAGGACCAACAGGATGCGGTCCCAGGAGTCCTCTCTGGCATGTTAGTCCTTCTTGAAAGTTAGCATTGAGTGAAGAGTGACCTTAAAACTCCCTTCATTCAAACAGACTGGGCTCAAGTTTAAAGTTCAAGGCATTTTGTTTTTTCACCTGTTTCCTACAGTTTTTAAGAAACTTCTGAAGAATTAATGTGTAACTATATCTGGTCACAGAGCCAATGCAGAGAATTTTTCTCAAGGGAAAATAATGTTACTGTATGGAGTGAGAGAAATGGATACTTTCTGAGttaggttttattttgttgaaaTTTCTTCTCCCAAACCCACTGAGAGCATGATTGCAAACAGCCCTGGAGCCAGTGTAATGCACAGCTCTGAGGCCAtgcttcatttttaaaagaagctgGTAGGGTCCTCTAATTGTCTGAAttgtggtaaaaaaaaaaaaaaaaaaaaaaaaaaaaaaaaaaaaaaaaaaaaaggtggtttttgccaaagctgctgctgccacttggGGAGCAAGGTCTTGTTTTGGGCACAACTTGGGAGCAAAGAGCCTGGTTGCAGCTTCATCTGCGAGTGCAGGGTGAGTGAGCCAGCGACTGGCGCCACGGCCACCCACCCTTCTCTcaccctgctggagctgtgagGTGAGGGTGGATGTGGATACAGTGTCATCATGTGGATCATGTGGATCCAGTGTCTTTGAAAAACCAAAGCCCTGACCCAGAGCTCCACTGGTGGGTGAGGGTGGATGTGGATACAGTGCTGCTGCCCTACCAGCACTAATGGTGAGCAGCACCCGGGCTCCTGGCTAGCACCAGTTGCGAGCCACTTTTCACCCAGCACCACCTACCTGTGTGATGCTGAAACAGTTCCTGTATTTTCTGATCTTTGCATCTTGCCTGATGAAGCCACTAGTTACAGATCCCACAAGCAATCTGGCAGGTCATCTTTCACAGTTAAAAGAAATAGTTTGCCAAGATGAAGTACAAATTTCACTCGTGTTTCTCCATGCCATTAAATTTTCATGATTCCGGTATGAATATTTCATGAAAGTACTTTCTGAATGGGTTTGTTTTGTCCTGGCAGCTAATATCCAGTATAAGTCTGGGCAGGttatgtttggtttttggtgggttttcttttcctctcaggTGGTTTAGTGAAGGTAAGAAGTGTCAAACTGGATTAAGTGAGAAAAGGCAACTTCTTGTTGGTGATTCAGCAAGGGGGTGCCATCTGTAACTCTTTTCAGCTGCTTAGTGGAAGCAGTGTGAAATGACCCTCAAATACAattctgctctgtgctctcctgccaCAAGGTGGCTAAAACTCTTTTAAAAGCCCAGGATTTGCGAGTGCTTTAAGTGATGCTAATACATCTACAGCCTTTCTGCAGTGCAACACACGGTACACTGGAGACCAGATTTACTGTGCAGCAAATTGTGTATGTCTTATTTATATGGAGCAGTGATCAAGAAATGTTATTACCAAGTTTATTTCAATCCTTCCTTGGCTGGAGGGCTGGGGTTTgctttgttgttggtttttttttaatagaaggaGAAGTGATTTTCTCAGCCCATCCAGTGTGAGTGACAGGCCACTGTGGGGCACAGAAgtgccacagggagctgtggctgaaACTTCAGCTTCCCACTCCATCTCTGTTTGTACTGCCTGCTGAATCAATCTGCTCAAAGGCTAAATCAGAAACACTTGCCCAAACCTGGGTTAGCAAGTTCCTTTGTTGCTGTTGAATTCTGCAGTGGGATGATGGGTGCCTTTCTTTAAGTGGGTGATGTTTCCCAACAGCCAGTTGCTGTGCCATCAGAAACAGGGAAGTTGTTTTCACCAGTTTCAGGAAATGGTGACACTCTTCTCTGTGAACTTTTTGGAAGCTTATCTCCAGCTGTACAGTAGGGACAGGGCTTTTGTTTAATGGAAACGAAGCGTACCTTTTCCTTACAGATGCACCACTCACTATAGAGCTTTTTATGTGCGTTTTAggtttccctttttattttttaacttattAACTCTGACAAGTAACCTCTTGGTTGTGAACAATTTAATTCACAATTCATTTTTCTGATTCAAAGTGAACACGAGTGCCCTAATCCCCTAATGGGAATTAATTGCATGTTTCAATGCTTAACTCTGATCCTTTCTCAATCCCCACTGGGACAAGTTTCTTCCTGAAGGATCTGTGTTTGTTATTCAAAACACAATCTGAAAGGTAATGATTTTTCTTATAAAAGAGACTCGGGCCAACTGAATATTAATGCTCTTTTTATTGTGAGGGAACGAGCTGCATCCAAGAAAAAAGCTCATTTATGTAATGAAGGATAAATTACTCTGAAGTATATCTGATAGAATACAGGGAAAAAATCAGTGCATTCTTATTCCCCTAAGTGAAAGCAGTTTGCCAGTAAATGAAGGCACACACTGTTTTTGCTTGGAAAGCTGTATTTTGATacagagaaaagctgtttgCTTCACCAAAGGGGAAATTGCTTGGCTACTGAGGATTTTTAAATGACACTGTTCTTGGCCAGCAACATACCCTTTAGGATAACTGACCAAACCTAACAGTTTACTAAAATAAGAGTAAATTGCAGAAAATAGTTTAAATTTCCACTTCCagtttgcttttaaatatttctcagACTTGAAATACATTATTTAATAACACTCTTTCCAAGAGGAGCTGCACAGGCTCCTCTGATGTTGGGTGTCTGGCCCAGCCAGATGACTGTGGATGAGGCAGGCTCTGCCCAGTCAGTGACCACaggaaaaatgtgggaaaacaTCACAGTGCAAGAGCTGCCTCTACCCTACAGAAATGATGGAGGACAAACACAGCACAGTGTGAAAAAATAATGCAGGAACTATGAAGGTACCTTTCCCCTCCCATTTATGTTTCAGTAAAGCCAGTCTTTTACCCCATTCAAACCAATTTTGAGTGTTTCATGCTCACAGACACAACAAATGGTCATTCAGGGTCTCTTTTCAAGAGGGGGCTCACAGATGTGCAGACCAGCTACTTGAGGTGATTTAACACTTGGGAGTGTCTGTctggggaagagaggaggattTACAGCTTTACCTGGTTTCTCTGCCAGCCGCCCTGGCTTCCAGTTTCTCCCTTGGCCCCACAGCTTGCTGTTCAGCATTTGTCTGTCACTCAGCAAGCAGGACCTTGGTGCTGACATTATTGCAAATGCACCAGCACATCCATGAGATGACTCCACACACAAGGCTACACTTGCTTTTGGGGAGTCACTGACCATGACACCACACacttgctgcagcacagctcccataatggtgagagagagaaaaatcaagATTTAGAGCTTTTCCTGGGGGTCAGGGATGTGTTGGCTGATATTTGGGATTCCTTAGAGAATGTCATTTGGTTACAGCAAAGAACTGCAAAAGGCTGATTTTCTCCTCATCTCTGTTTTTCACTGATGCAGTTGTCTGAAAAGTTTCAAGATATTTGAATTGAGTATGATACTTAAATGTGGTACAGGACTATGAGACCACTTTGCACGTGCCAGAACAGCCTTTTGTGTAGGCAGtgccttggcagggctgtggctctCCAGGGCACTGGCCCTGTGGGTAATGAACCTCTTTGTCTTCCAGCTGCTTTTACAAGTACCATGGCCCGTGTCTTCGTCTACGGCACGCTCAAGAAGGGCCAGCCCAACTACAAGCACATGATCAACACGGCCAAAGGCCTGGCGAAATTCCAAGGAAGGGGCCACACGGTGGAGAAGTACCCGCTGGTGATTGCAGGGAAATACAATATTCCTTACATGCTGAACATCCCGGGGACAGGCCACCACATTGCTGGGGAGATTTACTCTGTGGATGAGCAGATGCTGCAGTTCCTGGATGAGTTCGAAGGCTGCCCAGACATGTACCAGCGCACGCTGATGAGGATCCAGGTGGTGgagtgggaagggaagggcggCGCGGGCGAGGCGCGGGCAGCGGCCGACGGCGTGCTGGAGTGCTTCGTGTACAGCACGGCCACCTTCCCTCCCGAGTGGGTCGGGCTCCCCTACTATGACAGTTACGACTCCTCGGGGCAGCACGGCCTCTCCTACGTCCTACGGGAAAGCCGGGAATAGGGACGGGAGGTGCCGCGGCCTGGCCGCAGCCATAGTGCTAAGCAGGTGTTGCTCGGTAACCTTTCCAGGAAAGCTGTAATGCCTTGTTATTAAAATGCAGGAGCTCTCATAACCTTCCCAACCCAGGAGCCTTGGCGCTAGTGTTGAAGTCCTGTAggcccagagctgcagactcctccccaggcaggcagtGTCGTCCTGGCCcccccagcctgctgcaggtAACTGGGTTTGCACCAGGTGTAAAATAACTCTATGTGCACATCAGGTCTGGGGTCTAACTATTCCCTCAACTTCCCCCTTTGCCTTGGTGCATAATAATGGAGGTCAGTGAAAGGCAGAGGAATGGATTCAATTTCTTTTCCCTGAACTGACAAAATTTGAAACTGATTTAAATGTCTGCAAAGTAAAGCACAACTCCTATTGAATATTGACTTGTAATGGGTTTAGTGGGCTACTGCATGTAAACAGGGAAAGCTGATCAGATAACTTGGTGCTTCTAGACAAATAGGAAATTGCTGGAGAAAATGTAAAGATTATTCTTAAAGATTATTCATTgcaatgggtttttttctgaactgGAAAGGTGTATTTTTAAACCATGTTTAGTTTTAAAAGGCACTGTCAAGAAATATTGAGAGAATAGAAGAGAGTTACatttaaaactgtatttttaattttatattctaAGCACTTTGGGTTCTGCCTCTGTTCACTGCGTGACTGTAGGATTtgggggtgtgtgtgtctgtgtgcctgtgtctgtatatgtgtgtgtgtgtgtgtgtgtgtgtgtctgttttGGGGGCTGTTAGGGACCAGAAAAAGCAAATCTACACTGGAGCCACCGTGAGCACTTACTGTCAAGGTGACTTTTTGCCAAGCATTTTAATACAGAACTTCCAACCATATGCAAACTGAGTTTCCTAAGGGGGGGGGGAATTGTATATGCATTATAAAAATATCCAAAGGACCTGTATTGTGATTATTGCAACATTTAAATTGGGAAAAATATATGTAAAGAAGACTGTTGTCCCCCTGACCCAAGCAATTGTGCTGGTTTCTGTACATTCTGGAAAAATCATGGCTTTCTGTTGTTACACTCCTGTgccttatatttttcttcagctgcAGTGTTTGGTACAGATAGATtgtaaagctgccagagggaggggagcaggCATTGTATGCCATGCAGTGAGCCAAAGTACCATCAAATGCAGCAAGGATACAATTGAGAACAATATTGTACTTTTGCTTCACTGCCAGTAGCCCTGTGATGGCCAGAGGAGATCCGGGGTAGGGAATCAGCCTAAACTTTAGCAGTAGTAGGCACTGCTGCATCTCATTTAGAAAAGCTTCCATGTTGCTGCAATAAGCAAAACAAGTAACTTGCTGGTAGAATACTTGTGTCTCTTTACAGTACTTGTCTCTTTAGGGCAACCTGCAGAGACTGAACTGTGCTCCTTTGGAAAGGGGTAAGATGGCAGTAAGGAAACTTGGAAGGAGATCTGCAGGGTgcctgcctcagtttctccaaCTGCAAAAGCATTAATTTTCCTGAAAGGCAGGTACTATCCAAACACTCTCCTTCCTCATCTTGATGAGTTTTATAAACTAATTCTCTAAGCAGATCCCTGGACTACATATTCCCCCTCAGCCATGTGATGTAGTTAATTAGCAGTGTCTCAATAACAGGAAGAATGCCTCTTCAGTCAGAAGTTCCAAGCAGAATCAAACTTTCCTGGTTGAACATGAGTCACCAGCCCTGTCACCAACTGTTTTCATCCTTCACCTTCTAGTAAAGGGCCAAGGCACCTCTGGCCAAAGGGTTTCTTTCTGGGAAGTAGCAGGACTCTGCACATCCTGGGCAAGAAAATGAGAGCAGGCCTGCTTCACTCTGGGGCAGTGGTCAAGGTCCCTTTGTCTCCCTTTCCTGTAAGCATTCAGGAGGAGGCCTGGTCTGAGGGACAGCACGTGCTCTTAGCAGTACCTTGGGGCAGCTAAAGACCTCTGAGAACAGTGCCAGCTCCTGTAAAGCCATCCAGTAATCAGTATCAAGAAGATAGGGGTGGGGAAATTGAGTATGGAGTTTGAAGATAAGAAGACAATTCCCTTacaattttaaatgaaaatacatgACAAATACCTGCACTAGCAAAATAAAGCCTCTAAGCTGTAATTTAAATCTAATCTATGCAAAGcagtaaaaatataataatatagaagtatttaaaatataagtaattatataataatttattattagtTAATAAGTAATAATTCAATAAATATATATCCCAATTCAAAATAAATCTGATCAGAATTTAAGCCATTGGTGGTACTTGTGCAGCCCTTATACAGAGTAAAGGAGAACTGCTCAGTTTGCTCAGTGGTTAATTTTTCATTCTTGCCAGCCATTCTGTacagcctggctggggcctCAAACCAGAGACATTGCTGTGGAGAAGACAAATcagat contains the following coding sequences:
- the GGACT gene encoding gamma-glutamylaminecyclotransferase, encoding MARVFVYGTLKKGQPNYKHMINTAKGLAKFQGRGHTVEKYPLVIAGKYNIPYMLNIPGTGHHIAGEIYSVDEQMLQFLDEFEGCPDMYQRTLMRIQVVEWEGKGGAGEARAAADGVLECFVYSTATFPPEWVGLPYYDSYDSSGQHGLSYVLRESRE